A region of the Methanobacterium formicicum DSM 3637 genome:
TTTATCCAGATCATCTAAAATTGTATGGATATCCTCTTTTACTTCTTCAATGCTTCCTGCGGTGTTGATAATATGCCAGTTATGGGCCAATTGCAGGGCTTTTTTCCTCACCTTAATCAGGTCATCCCGGTTTTCAAACATTTCCTCATCATTCCTGGTTGACATTCTTTGGAGTGACTCGTCGGGTTCCAGATCCAGAAAGAACATGTATCCAGATGTGGGAAGGATCAGGGTAAAGAACCAGTAAAGAAGCCTGGCCAGTGGAAGTGGAAGGTAGGCTACTCCCATTAAATAACGAACCATGATAACGTTATCTGCTTTACCATCATATTTTTTAACCG
Encoded here:
- a CDS encoding thymidylate kinase is translated as MRFIIIDGLDGSGKSTQARLIQDKYLSKGESVILREHPSLDNSYGQKAKKALLGRGKINKIKASTYYAMDVIRSVKKYDGKADNVIMVRYLMGVAYLPLPLARLLYWFFTLILPTSGYMFFLDLEPDESLQRMSTRNDEEMFENRDDLIKVRKKALQLAHNWHIINTAGSIEEVKEDIHTILDDLDKKY